A genomic segment from Echeneis naucrates chromosome 20, fEcheNa1.1, whole genome shotgun sequence encodes:
- the LOC115061041 gene encoding ADP-ribosyl cyclase/cyclic ADP-ribose hydrolase 1-like, which yields MTSSGTFIMIKVMTWFIMLLLCLDQSVPQFGTTPNIKHIVVGRCYHYITLVDPSLRFDCEEIWRHFEEAVIHRSSCNVAAEDYHQMFDAMQQPWPCDRFLFWSKTRALMHVYAAAVGHFWTLEDTLVGFMFNDLIWCGQDEESGFNFSSCPEWSAGRNHPVYSLWRQASQNFAEMACGNITVLLNGSIPNAFNRKSMFGSVELDSLNPQRVDHVNIKVATNLQGPYIESCSRGSIADLIQILQSRGFRWTCIDNDQTLMILQCLQDPKQPSCQSTFEQLVAQTQTLIHLNQ from the exons ATGACATCCTCTGGAACATTTATCATGATCAAGGTGATGACAT GGTTTATTATGCTTCTGCTGTGCCTCGACCAATCTGTACCACAGTTCGGGACAACTCCCAACATTAAACACATTGTGGTTGGACGGTGTTACCATTACATCACTCTAGTTGACCCCAGCTTGAG GTTTGACTGTGAGGAGATCTGGAGACATTTTGAGGAAGCTGTTATCCATCGGTCTTCTTGTAATGTGGCAGCAGAAGATTATCATCAAATGTTTGATGCGATGCAACAACCTTGGCCGTGTGATAGG TTTCTCTTCTGGAGTAAAACCAGGGCACTGATGCACGTCTACGCAGCTGCTGTTGGTCACTTCTGGACACTAGAGGATACGCTAGTTGGATTCATGTTCAATGACCTCATCTGGTGTGGACAAGATGAAGAGTCCg GTTTTAATTTCAGCTCTTGTCCGGAGTGGTCTGCGGGCAGAAACCATCCAGTGTATTCTTTGTGGAGGCAAGCCTCTCAAAAT TTTGCAGAAATGGCATGTGGCAACATCACTGTGTTACTGAATGGATCTATTCCAAATGCCTTCAACAGGAAAAG CATGTTTGGAAGCGTTGAGCTGGACAGCCTGAATCCACAGAGGGTGGATCATGTCAACATTAAAGTGGCGACCAATCTACAGGGGCCATATAT TGAATCATGTAGTCGAGGATCCATTGCGGACCTGATCCAAATCCTCCAGTCCAGAGGTTTCCGCTGGACTTGCATAGACAATGATCA GACCTTGATGATCCTTCAGTGTCTCCAGGACCCCAAACAGCCGTCCTGCCAAAGCACGTTTGAACAACTTGtcgcacagacacagactcttATCCACCTAAATCAGTAG